A stretch of Brassica rapa cultivar Chiifu-401-42 chromosome A08, CAAS_Brap_v3.01, whole genome shotgun sequence DNA encodes these proteins:
- the LOC103832856 gene encoding stress-response A/B barrel domain-containing protein UP3 — protein sequence MSQIIEHIVLFKVKDDADSDKIDAMVNGLNSLATIDQVLYLSAAPIHRLSSTSAFTHVLHSRYRSKEDLSAYVAHPDHLRVVEATMPIWEDIMSVDWIADQVPRVLKPPGGSVTKVTLLKVKENVTDETKKEIMKVVKEESREISVGENFSPARAKGFSIGSVAYFKDLGEVEAHEELVKEKVGGYVEDTIVVEFLVPPPS from the coding sequence ATGTCTCAGATCATCGAGCACATAGTCCTTTTCAAAGTCAAAGACGACGCTGACTCCGACAAGATCGACGCCATGGTCAACGGCCTCAACAGCCTCGCCACCATCGACCAAGTTCTCTACCTCTCCGCCGCTCCTATCCACCGTCTCAGCTCCACCTCCGCCTTCACTCACGTCCTCCACAGCCGGTACAGATCCAAAGAAGATCTCAGCGCGTACGTCGCACATCCCGACCACCTTCGCGTCGTAGAGGCAACCATGCCGATATGGGAAGACATCATGTCCGTTGACTGGATTGCCGATCAAGTCCCTCGAGTCCTAAAACCTCCTGGAGGTTCTGTTACGAAAGTGACGTTGCTGAAGGTGAAAGAGAACGTCACCGACGAGACCAAGAAGGAGATTATGAAAGTGGTTAAGGAGGAGTCTCGTGAGATCAGTGTGGGAGAAAACTTCTCTCCGGCGAGAGCAAAGGGTTTCTCGATTGGATCGGTTGCGTATTTTAAGGATCTTGGAGAAGTTGAGGCTCACGAGGAGTTGGTGAAGGAGAAGGTTGGTGGTTATGTGGAAGATACCATTGTTGTTGAGTTCTTGGTTCCTCCTCCTTCGTAG